From Novipirellula artificiosorum, the proteins below share one genomic window:
- a CDS encoding CRTAC1 family protein: MNPLFRHFSLLLALSACCAGCGRNPAEQAGLPQRSNETVSTMPLAAPQSERAEIEGQALAEFNRGAGLIEQYKYSDAAEAFEKALNLAPDWTAAKFNIGLALLNLNGEKGAKETLGRARDLFLEILQAHPDHKHAHFSLGTYYQHAGDNEKALEHFRAVYELDPQDPFVSFRYAELLIGSNDHEQAREILTDIVDNDPGFTSAVYRLMIEYQRAGNPQRAMELAERFQKLKSTELTPEIYSIGKVYGASGQYYQVLGADNLPLSPRPATEVRLDFSPEVLKFDAMLVDWKQRSAPEGAGIRLAGVAAEDIDDDGDFDLCLTALDEEGKTTLWMNDGFGHFSEGAAIATQGVSPCIADVDNDGDVDLWLGRVGKDQLFVNRGDGTFQSVDSVKQADEDWVTTCARMIDVDCDGDLDLVACRSASQSIPPSPDAPAVRSSILGNNRDGTYQDLTGPLGLDDPMNASLVVSGDFDNDRDLDMVFFKASDQLPTVWVNDRAWSSHLADVEKSGLTMTHVLGATTGDPDKDGDRDLLVWTTDGMTLLENDGHFHFTALTRFADAHGGMGGTGGQFVDMDNDGDLDIVIGDAARKDGSIGPAILVNQWPQPAFESLSDINPKSLLSAIETGGPSSCVAADFTGDGKCDLFLNPIGQAPFILVNRSADAHWVGLKMAGAEGSEKKTRSNQSALGTRVDVKSGRVWQQYVVGAPSGSVAMPPLRIHAGLGDATSVQWLRVVWPDGVLQAELELAADQVVELAELQRKISSCPHLFVFNGDRYEFVSDFGGMGGLGYLAAPGIYGQPDPTEYVPLPKLAPVEGQFVMQVLEPLEEAVYFDEAKLVAVDHPVGTTVYPSELMAINVSPPSFEMFLCNDPIRPVAATDHQGRNVTAAVQAIDRQYAGATDLDPRFLGYADDHYVELDFGDAMDDLDPNLRLILCAYGWVEYSYSTTNFATDQAKLPLKAPTLSVYRDGKWIDEFVEFGYPAGLNHYMTLDVTGHLRAGDRRVRIRTNMELFWDQIFLMQHREQMEMRIQEISVANGELHDRGYPREYSPDGRHPNLLDYTNIDRGAPWKRQEGDYTRFGEVTELLHEPDDRYVIFGPGEELTLKFDVDSLEPLRDGFTRSYLLKADSYCKDMDLYTAEPDTISPLPFHGMSAYPYPPSEHYPKTPAHVEYRRKYNTRSVRSLRQ, translated from the coding sequence ATGAACCCTTTATTTCGCCATTTTTCGCTCTTGTTGGCTCTCTCGGCATGCTGCGCCGGTTGTGGAAGGAACCCAGCCGAACAGGCGGGTTTACCACAACGGTCCAACGAGACCGTCTCGACCATGCCGCTTGCGGCTCCGCAGAGCGAACGAGCCGAAATCGAAGGGCAAGCCTTAGCCGAATTCAATCGCGGCGCGGGTTTGATCGAGCAGTACAAATACAGCGACGCGGCAGAAGCCTTTGAAAAGGCCCTCAATTTGGCTCCGGATTGGACCGCTGCGAAATTCAATATTGGCTTGGCGCTGTTGAATCTGAATGGCGAAAAAGGTGCCAAGGAAACACTCGGGCGGGCGAGAGATTTGTTCCTCGAAATCTTGCAAGCCCATCCCGATCATAAACACGCTCACTTTTCGCTCGGAACCTATTACCAGCACGCAGGGGACAACGAGAAAGCACTCGAGCATTTTCGAGCCGTGTATGAGCTGGATCCTCAAGACCCGTTTGTCAGTTTTCGTTATGCCGAACTGTTGATTGGCTCGAACGATCATGAACAGGCTCGCGAGATTTTAACGGACATTGTCGACAACGATCCCGGTTTCACGTCGGCGGTCTACCGGTTGATGATTGAATACCAACGAGCCGGTAACCCGCAGCGAGCCATGGAGTTGGCAGAACGGTTTCAGAAACTAAAGTCGACCGAGTTGACCCCAGAAATCTACAGCATTGGCAAGGTCTACGGAGCGTCCGGACAGTACTACCAAGTGCTCGGCGCCGACAACCTTCCACTGTCGCCTCGCCCCGCGACGGAAGTGAGGCTTGATTTCTCGCCTGAGGTTCTCAAGTTCGACGCCATGCTGGTGGATTGGAAACAGCGGAGTGCACCCGAGGGCGCCGGCATTCGCTTGGCGGGTGTCGCCGCGGAGGACATCGACGACGATGGTGATTTTGATTTGTGTTTGACCGCTTTGGATGAGGAAGGCAAAACGACGCTTTGGATGAATGATGGTTTCGGGCACTTCTCCGAGGGCGCGGCGATTGCCACGCAAGGCGTTTCACCCTGCATTGCGGATGTGGACAACGACGGAGATGTCGATCTTTGGCTGGGCCGCGTGGGGAAGGACCAGTTGTTTGTCAATCGCGGTGACGGCACATTCCAGAGCGTCGATTCGGTGAAACAGGCAGACGAGGATTGGGTGACCACCTGTGCTCGGATGATCGACGTCGATTGTGATGGCGATCTTGATTTGGTCGCATGCCGATCGGCTTCGCAATCGATACCGCCATCGCCGGATGCCCCAGCGGTTCGATCGAGCATCCTCGGAAACAATCGTGACGGAACGTATCAGGATTTGACTGGACCCTTGGGGCTTGATGATCCGATGAACGCGTCGCTGGTTGTTTCGGGTGATTTCGACAACGACCGCGACTTGGATATGGTGTTTTTCAAGGCGTCGGATCAACTCCCCACCGTTTGGGTCAATGATCGAGCCTGGTCAAGCCATCTTGCGGATGTGGAGAAGTCGGGTTTAACGATGACGCATGTCCTTGGCGCCACAACCGGGGACCCTGACAAAGATGGCGACCGTGACTTATTGGTTTGGACGACCGATGGTATGACGTTGCTCGAAAACGATGGACACTTTCACTTTACCGCACTGACTCGTTTCGCCGATGCTCATGGCGGGATGGGGGGAACAGGGGGGCAGTTCGTTGACATGGACAACGACGGTGATTTGGATATCGTCATCGGTGATGCCGCTCGCAAGGATGGTTCGATCGGTCCAGCCATTCTTGTGAACCAGTGGCCGCAACCGGCGTTTGAATCGCTGTCGGACATCAACCCGAAGTCTCTTTTGTCGGCGATCGAGACGGGTGGGCCGAGCAGTTGCGTGGCGGCTGATTTCACAGGCGATGGAAAATGTGATTTGTTTCTCAATCCGATCGGGCAGGCTCCTTTCATCTTGGTCAATCGCTCGGCGGATGCCCACTGGGTCGGGCTGAAGATGGCCGGAGCCGAGGGAAGCGAAAAGAAAACGCGTTCGAACCAATCGGCGCTGGGCACTCGAGTGGATGTGAAGAGCGGCAGGGTTTGGCAACAGTATGTCGTCGGGGCGCCTTCGGGCTCGGTCGCCATGCCCCCATTGCGGATCCATGCGGGGTTGGGCGACGCGACGAGTGTCCAGTGGTTAAGGGTCGTTTGGCCCGACGGGGTGCTGCAAGCCGAATTGGAGTTGGCTGCGGACCAAGTCGTCGAACTCGCTGAATTGCAACGCAAAATATCTTCCTGCCCCCATTTGTTTGTCTTCAATGGCGATCGCTATGAGTTTGTTAGCGATTTCGGCGGCATGGGTGGGCTGGGCTACCTCGCCGCGCCCGGCATCTACGGACAACCGGATCCGACCGAGTATGTCCCCCTTCCGAAGTTGGCTCCCGTGGAGGGTCAATTTGTGATGCAAGTTCTCGAACCGCTTGAAGAGGCGGTCTATTTTGACGAAGCAAAATTGGTTGCGGTCGATCACCCCGTCGGGACAACCGTCTATCCGTCCGAGCTGATGGCGATCAATGTCAGCCCGCCGAGTTTTGAAATGTTCTTGTGCAACGATCCGATTCGGCCGGTTGCCGCTACCGATCATCAAGGCCGCAATGTGACTGCGGCCGTGCAAGCGATTGACCGTCAATACGCGGGTGCGACCGATCTCGATCCGCGGTTTTTGGGGTACGCCGACGACCATTACGTCGAATTGGATTTCGGCGATGCGATGGATGATTTGGATCCAAACTTGCGGTTAATTCTGTGTGCGTATGGTTGGGTTGAGTACAGTTATTCAACGACAAATTTTGCCACCGACCAAGCGAAGTTGCCACTCAAAGCACCGACCCTCTCGGTCTATCGCGACGGCAAGTGGATCGACGAGTTTGTCGAGTTTGGCTACCCTGCGGGTCTCAATCATTACATGACGCTCGACGTCACCGGGCACCTTCGCGCTGGCGATCGACGCGTCCGAATCCGCACAAACATGGAATTGTTTTGGGATCAAATCTTCTTGATGCAACATCGCGAACAGATGGAGATGAGGATCCAAGAGATTTCGGTTGCTAACGGCGAGTTGCATGACCGGGGTTATCCACGCGAGTACTCACCGGATGGTCGCCATCCTAACTTGTTGGACTACACCAACATCGATCGGGGGGCGCCGTGGAAACGTCAAGAAGGTGACTACACCCGGTTCGGTGAGGTCACGGAGCTGCTCCATGAACCCGATGACCGGTATGTCATCTTTGGTCCAGGCGAGGAATTGACGTTGAAGTTTGATGTCGATTCGCTCGAACCTTTGCGGGACGGGTTCACTCGCAGCTACCTGTTGAAAGCCGACAGCTATTGCAAGGACATGGACTTGTATACGGCTGAGCCCGATACGATCTCGCCGCTGCCGTTTCACGGCATGAGCGCGTATCCCTACCCACCATCCGAACACTATCCCAAAACGCCGGCCCACGTTGAGTATCGCCGCAAATACAATACTCGATCCGTTCGTAGTCTCCGGCAATAA
- the mtnA gene encoding S-methyl-5-thioribose-1-phosphate isomerase has product MTETLSYIRGQAKQCFPADALSATGNSPLAAPSNHDHDTLVLIDQTRLPADFVTVECGTVEQVFDAIVRLVVRGAPAIGIAAGYGVCLARDADGNRSPMAYLEAIDRLAGSRPTAVNLFWALERMRTVVESVGAGDGLHHRLVAEAIAIHDEDRQMCKAMGRHGASLLSECESVMTHCNAGGLAASMWGTALAPIYHLHQSGHTLNVFADETRPLLQGARLTAWELSQAGIPVTVLTDSMAGSLLRTGRIDAAIVGADRIAANGDVANKIGTYPLAVLASYHNVPFYVAAPSSTFDPKLASGDLIPIEQRHRDEVARPYGVPLVPDAAKVINPAFDVTPAELVTALISERGVVRHPNREKLAKHFEQA; this is encoded by the coding sequence ATGACCGAGACTCTTTCCTACATCCGTGGTCAGGCAAAGCAGTGTTTCCCTGCCGACGCTCTGTCCGCGACCGGCAACTCGCCCCTCGCGGCGCCGTCGAACCACGACCATGACACGCTCGTGCTGATCGACCAAACACGCTTGCCCGCCGACTTCGTGACCGTCGAGTGCGGCACGGTGGAGCAGGTTTTCGACGCGATTGTTCGCCTGGTCGTTCGCGGCGCACCGGCGATTGGGATCGCCGCAGGCTACGGCGTCTGCTTGGCTCGAGATGCCGATGGGAATCGTTCGCCGATGGCCTACCTTGAAGCGATCGATCGATTGGCCGGCAGCCGTCCGACCGCCGTCAATCTGTTCTGGGCACTCGAGCGAATGCGAACGGTCGTCGAATCGGTGGGGGCCGGCGACGGACTGCATCATCGATTGGTGGCCGAAGCGATCGCCATCCACGATGAAGACCGGCAAATGTGCAAAGCCATGGGCCGGCACGGGGCGTCGCTGCTGAGCGAATGCGAATCGGTCATGACCCACTGCAACGCGGGTGGATTGGCGGCGTCGATGTGGGGAACCGCGTTGGCACCCATTTACCATTTGCACCAATCAGGCCACACGCTGAACGTCTTTGCCGATGAAACGCGACCCTTACTGCAAGGCGCACGGTTGACGGCCTGGGAACTGTCTCAAGCAGGCATTCCCGTCACCGTGCTGACCGATTCGATGGCAGGATCGCTGCTGCGAACCGGTCGCATCGACGCCGCAATCGTCGGCGCCGATCGCATTGCTGCCAACGGTGATGTCGCGAATAAGATTGGAACCTACCCGTTGGCAGTCCTGGCGAGCTACCACAACGTTCCGTTCTACGTCGCCGCACCGTCGAGTACCTTTGACCCCAAGTTGGCGAGTGGGGATTTGATCCCCATCGAACAGCGACACCGAGACGAAGTGGCTCGACCCTACGGCGTTCCACTGGTTCCCGATGCCGCCAAAGTCATCAACCCCGCTTTCGATGTGACACCCGCCGAATTGGTCACGGCACTGATTAGCGAACGGGGCGTGGTGAGGCATCCCAATCGTGAAAAGCTAGCAAAACACTTTGAGCAGGCTTAA
- a CDS encoding serine/threonine-protein kinase, whose translation MPDEGPKTDSDDEDREDEHREDEDVAFQRLLADLIAAVERGERVDRDALDRDYPRYAKSICEFLDDHERLHGAVDELFEPPSEEDPYATLHSSEDHRSGSRVWSLARFGETEFPISFGDYSLLREIDRGGMGIVFEALHCSLNRVVALKIMRTAGLASEEELRRFRFEAEASAAIKHPNIVPIFEVGEAHGLVYFTMAFVDGEDLSSLVRRRQIQPREAAKIMSKVADAVATAHRQGVIHRDLKPSNILVDEKGEPYLIDFGLAKQEESRDALTCAGQILGTPAYMAPEQASGKCIQNPASCDLYSLGAVLYELLTRQAPFHGPTPFDVLLQVVDRDPARPRQLCKQIPRDLETICMRAMEKDPAQRYPSAEQMQLDLQRFLLNEPILRPRPTLSDRMQMWWRREPILVSHLCGIFSVLLVVIAAQLIRETDSQNTKLKVTLLLVWLVGSLLFQRLSVVNRMTDVAHWLWAAFDVATYTTLIYWADPPRGLLLVGYPMMITASGLFYRARFVVFVTSVCAIGFLLLCVSVEDPMTLRTDFCVIYLSGLVVLGLCLVSMIRRVRGLSDYFGRGNE comes from the coding sequence ATGCCGGACGAAGGCCCCAAAACGGACAGTGATGACGAGGATCGCGAAGACGAGCATCGCGAAGATGAGGATGTTGCTTTCCAACGCTTGCTTGCTGACTTGATCGCCGCCGTGGAACGCGGTGAAAGGGTCGATCGCGATGCTCTGGATCGTGACTATCCGCGATATGCAAAATCCATCTGTGAGTTCTTGGACGATCACGAGCGGCTTCATGGTGCGGTAGACGAGCTCTTCGAACCGCCGAGTGAAGAGGATCCTTACGCGACGCTCCATTCCTCCGAGGATCATCGTAGCGGTAGCCGAGTGTGGTCGCTTGCTCGCTTTGGGGAAACCGAATTTCCCATTTCGTTTGGTGACTATTCCCTTTTGCGAGAGATCGACCGCGGCGGAATGGGGATCGTTTTCGAAGCCTTGCACTGCAGTTTGAACCGCGTCGTTGCACTGAAAATCATGCGGACCGCGGGATTGGCAAGCGAGGAAGAACTGCGGCGTTTTCGTTTTGAAGCGGAAGCGTCGGCGGCGATCAAGCATCCGAACATCGTCCCCATTTTTGAAGTAGGCGAAGCACACGGGCTGGTCTACTTCACCATGGCGTTCGTCGATGGCGAGGACTTAAGCTCATTGGTGAGGCGAAGGCAAATACAGCCGCGAGAAGCGGCAAAGATCATGAGCAAGGTCGCCGATGCCGTCGCGACCGCTCATCGTCAGGGTGTGATCCACCGCGATTTAAAACCGTCCAATATCCTGGTCGACGAGAAAGGCGAGCCCTATTTGATTGATTTTGGTTTAGCCAAACAAGAAGAATCTCGCGATGCATTGACCTGTGCTGGGCAAATTCTCGGCACTCCCGCCTACATGGCACCCGAGCAGGCAAGCGGAAAATGTATTCAGAATCCAGCGTCCTGTGACCTCTATTCGCTCGGCGCGGTGCTGTACGAGTTGCTGACTCGTCAAGCTCCGTTTCACGGTCCCACTCCCTTCGACGTTTTGTTGCAAGTCGTTGATCGGGACCCTGCAAGACCACGACAACTATGCAAACAGATTCCTCGTGATCTGGAGACGATTTGCATGCGAGCGATGGAGAAGGATCCTGCACAACGCTACCCGTCCGCCGAGCAGATGCAGTTGGATCTGCAACGTTTCCTACTCAACGAGCCCATCCTCCGTCCACGCCCGACGCTTTCCGATCGTATGCAGATGTGGTGGCGGCGTGAACCGATCTTAGTAAGTCATCTTTGCGGGATTTTCTCGGTCTTGCTGGTGGTCATCGCGGCACAGTTGATTCGCGAGACCGATTCGCAGAACACGAAATTGAAGGTGACACTGTTGCTCGTCTGGCTCGTCGGTAGCCTGCTCTTTCAGCGTCTTTCGGTGGTGAACCGAATGACCGACGTGGCGCATTGGTTGTGGGCAGCGTTTGATGTTGCAACCTACACCACGCTCATCTATTGGGCGGATCCCCCACGCGGGCTATTGCTGGTCGGCTATCCCATGATGATCACCGCCAGCGGGCTGTTTTATCGAGCCCGCTTTGTCGTTTTCGTGACTTCCGTCTGCGCCATCGGATTCCTGTTGCTCTGCGTGAGCGTCGAGGATCCGATGACGCTGCGGACGGATTTCTGTGTGATCTATTTGTCGGGACTGGTGGTTCTTGGCCTATGCCTTGTTTCGATGATCCGCCGGGTCCGAGGCCTCAGTGACTACTTTGGCAGAGGCAACGAGTAG
- the rpsG gene encoding 30S ribosomal protein S7, with translation MGRITASRTSLKGDPKHNSMLAGKFINCLMLDGKKTTAQKVFYDALAEIGKRNSDSEPIQIFEEAVENIKPYIEVRSKRVGGASYQVPMQVNRTRQQSLAIRWLLAAVRDKKGRPMHLKLADEVLAAYKKEGVAYTKRENTHRMADANKAFAHFAW, from the coding sequence ATGGGACGTATCACAGCTAGCCGGACCTCGCTCAAAGGCGATCCGAAGCACAATTCGATGTTGGCAGGCAAGTTCATCAATTGTTTGATGCTTGATGGCAAGAAAACGACCGCACAAAAGGTGTTCTACGACGCGTTAGCCGAGATCGGAAAGCGGAATTCCGATTCCGAGCCGATTCAGATCTTCGAGGAAGCGGTTGAGAACATCAAACCGTACATCGAAGTTCGCAGCAAGCGGGTCGGTGGTGCGAGCTACCAGGTTCCGATGCAGGTCAATCGGACTCGCCAGCAAAGTTTGGCCATTCGTTGGTTGCTTGCTGCGGTGCGAGACAAGAAGGGTCGCCCGATGCACCTGAAATTGGCCGATGAGGTGTTGGCTGCTTACAAGAAAGAAGGCGTCGCTTACACGAAACGCGAAAATACCCACCGCATGGCGGATGCGAACAAGGCGTTTGCTCACTTCGCTTGGTAG
- a CDS encoding glycosyltransferase family 2 protein, with protein MPKIPLLPHLSVVVPVGQDTVAFENSLISVLEHQPAACEVIVAHDGHYDDPFGLSGEVRFVTADSSDELDLIAKGVDSARGRLVHVLGSGLKATAGWTDAALEKFEHSDVVSVAPVVRQIRSNQILAAGWHDHPGRLCEPTGAGQSALDRRDVARIDGVFIEASFWRRETLRGAVHCYRGTDLLEASYCAGLAAKTSDWRSVTAENCEIQAEDGVVSWNTPSFRRGKRLAAIRQAILGDRKPLSDAFAGMICNLTRPSRLSEALGQFSANSAAAEMQRRVRVDEVKLAAEALQETIRMQKPVYGRLRRAA; from the coding sequence GTGCCAAAAATCCCTCTCCTTCCCCATCTGAGTGTCGTCGTGCCTGTTGGTCAGGACACGGTGGCGTTCGAAAACAGCCTCATCAGCGTTCTCGAGCATCAACCAGCCGCATGTGAAGTGATCGTCGCACATGACGGACACTACGACGATCCGTTCGGTTTGAGCGGTGAAGTCCGCTTCGTCACAGCAGATTCATCCGATGAGCTCGACCTGATCGCCAAGGGAGTGGATTCGGCTCGCGGGCGATTAGTCCATGTCCTCGGCTCTGGTTTGAAAGCAACCGCGGGATGGACGGATGCTGCGCTGGAGAAATTTGAGCATTCTGACGTCGTATCGGTGGCGCCGGTGGTGAGGCAAATCCGTTCCAACCAAATCCTCGCCGCAGGATGGCATGATCACCCGGGACGGTTGTGTGAACCGACCGGAGCAGGCCAATCCGCACTGGATCGTCGGGACGTCGCTCGAATCGACGGCGTTTTCATCGAAGCGTCGTTCTGGCGCCGAGAAACGCTGCGCGGAGCGGTCCATTGCTATCGGGGAACCGATCTGCTGGAGGCGTCCTACTGCGCCGGATTAGCCGCCAAGACGTCCGATTGGCGTTCCGTGACCGCGGAGAACTGCGAAATCCAGGCCGAGGACGGGGTGGTGTCATGGAACACGCCCTCTTTTCGCCGGGGGAAACGGCTCGCCGCAATCCGCCAAGCAATCCTGGGCGATCGAAAGCCGCTAAGTGATGCGTTCGCCGGTATGATCTGCAACCTCACACGACCTTCACGCCTGAGCGAAGCTCTCGGCCAATTCTCAGCCAATTCCGCCGCGGCTGAAATGCAGCGGCGAGTGAGAGTTGACGAAGTCAAGCTGGCAGCCGAGGCGTTGCAAGAAACAATCCGAATGCAAAAACCGGTCTACGGGCGTCTTCGTCGCGCCGCTTAG
- the fusA gene encoding elongation factor G, translating to MATNISKLRNIGIIAHIDAGKTTVTERMLYLSGAKHRVGRVDFGTTDTDDDPEEQERGITIFSACVKYNWKDYSINLLDTPGHVDFTAEVERCLRVLDGAVTVFSAREGVEAQSETVWRQADKYGVPRIVFINKMDREGANFEAVFNDIGPRLGGRPVALEIPVGQGPPHTNNPFRGVIDLVEMKLMVYDPETEGKQVSETDIPDDLIDEATLWREQMLDVVYELSDEAMQLAMEEKPVPRELIVGAIRQGCIEMTIQPVLCGSALHGIGVQPLMSAVGNYLPSPLDRPPVAGVDPKKPDKVLSRKPDSTEPFCGLVFKILPAKTGDNYWLRVYSGELKQNSRVQCPNRDKKENVAQLWQIHATKKDRDGQIDSVGAGDICCLIGPRFAITGDTLCDTKQWIELPSIKFAETVLSMAIEPESTADRKKLEEILEMLKRQDPTFQAVENAELGQTLISGMGELHLEVIQHRLTRDFGLNVKFYKPRVNYRETIGGHADVTGQCNRQIGASHMFARLKVRVAALEDPSAPVLVFDRLPAECPLQGNARAAAIEELRQRAQGGGLIAGFPLSGVKIEAYDAEVHEEGSDEVAFRIAAGDAFDRGLEAAGPVLLEPVMKIEVTTPEDYMGEIVGDLQQRRAIIAATETRGAMTVITAHAPLKELFGYSSAVRSLSQGRAGSSMEPHSYQPAPKADAEAFQY from the coding sequence ATGGCCACCAATATTTCTAAACTTCGCAACATCGGTATCATCGCTCACATTGATGCCGGCAAGACGACCGTGACCGAGCGGATGTTGTACCTCAGCGGGGCAAAGCATCGTGTGGGTCGCGTCGACTTTGGGACGACGGACACCGACGATGACCCTGAAGAGCAAGAACGCGGGATTACGATCTTTAGCGCCTGCGTCAAATACAATTGGAAAGACTATTCCATCAACTTGCTTGATACACCGGGGCACGTCGATTTCACGGCCGAAGTCGAACGCTGCTTGCGCGTCCTCGACGGCGCCGTGACGGTCTTTTCCGCACGCGAAGGCGTTGAAGCGCAAAGCGAAACCGTTTGGCGACAAGCGGACAAGTATGGGGTTCCGCGAATCGTCTTTATCAACAAGATGGATCGCGAAGGAGCGAACTTTGAGGCCGTCTTCAACGATATCGGTCCGCGACTCGGTGGCCGGCCCGTGGCGCTTGAAATACCGGTCGGCCAAGGACCGCCCCACACCAACAATCCCTTTCGCGGCGTGATTGACTTGGTCGAAATGAAACTGATGGTGTATGACCCGGAAACCGAAGGCAAACAGGTTAGCGAGACCGACATCCCCGACGACTTGATCGATGAGGCGACGTTGTGGCGTGAGCAGATGCTCGACGTCGTCTACGAACTCAGCGACGAAGCGATGCAATTGGCGATGGAAGAAAAGCCGGTGCCGCGCGAGTTGATTGTCGGAGCGATTCGTCAAGGTTGCATCGAGATGACGATCCAGCCGGTGTTGTGCGGATCGGCGCTGCACGGGATCGGTGTGCAGCCGCTGATGAGCGCCGTGGGCAACTACTTGCCCAGCCCGTTGGATCGACCACCGGTGGCAGGCGTTGACCCCAAGAAGCCAGACAAGGTCCTGAGCCGGAAACCCGATTCGACGGAACCCTTCTGTGGTTTGGTGTTCAAGATTTTGCCCGCCAAAACGGGTGACAACTATTGGCTGCGTGTTTACAGCGGCGAATTAAAGCAGAACTCACGCGTCCAATGTCCCAACCGTGACAAGAAAGAAAACGTTGCTCAGTTGTGGCAAATTCATGCGACCAAGAAAGATCGCGATGGTCAGATCGACTCGGTCGGTGCCGGCGACATCTGCTGTTTGATCGGCCCGCGTTTTGCCATCACGGGGGACACGCTTTGTGACACAAAGCAGTGGATCGAGCTACCAAGCATCAAGTTTGCCGAAACCGTGTTGTCGATGGCCATCGAGCCGGAAAGTACGGCGGATCGGAAGAAGTTGGAAGAAATCCTGGAGATGCTCAAACGGCAAGACCCAACCTTCCAAGCGGTCGAGAACGCGGAACTGGGGCAAACGCTAATCAGTGGGATGGGCGAATTGCATTTGGAAGTGATCCAACATCGGTTGACGCGTGATTTTGGCTTGAACGTGAAGTTTTATAAACCACGAGTCAATTACCGCGAAACGATTGGTGGCCATGCCGATGTTACCGGACAATGCAATCGGCAAATTGGTGCGTCACATATGTTTGCGAGATTGAAGGTTCGGGTGGCCGCTTTGGAGGATCCCTCGGCTCCGGTGCTTGTGTTTGATCGTTTGCCGGCTGAATGTCCGTTGCAAGGCAATGCCCGCGCTGCGGCGATCGAAGAGCTCCGCCAGCGGGCTCAAGGAGGCGGTTTGATCGCAGGTTTTCCACTCTCGGGTGTGAAGATCGAAGCCTATGACGCTGAGGTCCACGAAGAGGGCAGTGATGAAGTGGCGTTTCGAATTGCCGCAGGCGATGCCTTTGATCGTGGATTGGAAGCGGCTGGCCCCGTGCTGCTTGAACCCGTCATGAAAATTGAAGTCACCACACCCGAAGACTACATGGGCGAGATTGTGGGTGACCTGCAGCAACGTCGAGCGATCATCGCGGCAACGGAAACACGGGGCGCGATGACGGTGATCACCGCACACGCGCCGCTCAAGGAATTGTTCGGCTACAGCAGTGCCGTTCGCAGCTTGAGCCAAGGACGTGCGGGTAGCAGCATGGAACCGCACAGCTATCAACCCGCCCCCAAAGCAGACGCGGAAGCGTTTCAGTATTAG
- a CDS encoding carbon storage regulator has protein sequence MLVLSRKEGEQLLIGENIVLTINRISANRVAIGIEAPKDIRIVRGELDQKEISPRGVSPMSVVVEQSTVSVASQADR, from the coding sequence ATGCTAGTATTAAGCCGCAAAGAGGGTGAGCAGCTATTGATTGGTGAGAATATCGTTTTGACGATCAATCGCATCTCTGCGAACCGTGTTGCGATCGGCATCGAGGCCCCCAAAGACATTCGAATTGTGCGGGGGGAACTCGACCAAAAGGAGATCTCGCCGCGGGGCGTGTCCCCGATGTCGGTGGTTGTGGAACAGTCGACCGTTTCGGTCGCTAGCCAGGCGGATCGGTGA
- the rpsL gene encoding 30S ribosomal protein S12, with product MPTINQLVRKRRKLKKSQSKSPVLEKCPQKQGVCLQVRTMTPKKPNSALRKITRVRLSNGKEVTVYIPGEGHNLQEHSIVLVRGGRVRDLPGVRYQVVRGSRDALGVDGRKQSRSRYGAKK from the coding sequence ATGCCAACCATTAATCAACTCGTCCGAAAACGACGAAAGCTGAAAAAGAGCCAAAGCAAGTCGCCTGTTCTGGAAAAATGTCCTCAAAAGCAGGGCGTTTGCTTGCAAGTCCGTACCATGACTCCCAAGAAGCCGAACTCGGCGTTGCGGAAGATTACGCGTGTACGATTGAGCAATGGCAAGGAAGTGACGGTTTATATCCCTGGCGAAGGCCATAATTTGCAGGAACACTCGATCGTCTTGGTTCGCGGCGGCCGAGTTCGTGACTTGCCGGGGGTTCGTTACCAAGTGGTCCGCGGTTCGCGTGATGCCTTGGGCGTCGACGGCCGGAAGCAGTCGCGAAGTCGTTACGGCGCCAAGAAGTAG